The sequence TTGAAGCATCAACAAAGTTTCAATATCATCAAAATCAATCCCCGAAGTCTGCAAATACCTTTATTTTTTTGGCAAACAAACACACcaatatattattaaaattagaTTGTACAAGTCACATGTTTTAATCTGCCCAGAAATCATACATCATACAGCAACATGGATAATAACAAACCAAACATCACCAACAGAAATCACATTGACCAATTACACTATGATCTACATATCCTTCCATTTTAACTCCCAGACTTCTGCAGTTTTTTTAACAGCAATGGTACCTTTGAATTACAGTGAAATTACAGTGGAGGTGGTAGCGGTTATAATAAGTGGAAGTACGGTGGGTTTTATGGTGGTTCACAGCGGCGGAATGGCGGAAGTGTCCAAAAACACAAAATTAAAACACAAAAAGTTATGCAAAACGATGTGTTGGATCAAATCTACGACATCTAtgtttttagtttttcaaaatacgCAAATAATCGACCTAAACGTTGCGATTTTGGtcaatatttttttaactaaaaaaTCTGATCAAATACCCATCAGATGATCAAATTAATCTCTGGAAATTTGAAGAAATGATCATTAGATGATTGTGAACATTTATACTTTTTCAGATTTTTCTAAAACACTTCGGAATCAAAACCCACTAAAATCAATTTTCGAACAAAAAATGCTTAAAAACTCGATTTAGATCACGAAACTGAAGCTATAGATGATGATGTATCGTTAGTGCACTTTTTTAGAGCTTTAAATTTGAGTTGTAGTAATCAAATCAATTGTGCAGTGAATATTATAGATGATGTACGGTGTCTATGTACGTGCTGATATGTATGTATGTGATGTGAGGGACTAATgacgttaaaaaaatatataaatgactaGCATATAATATTAGACAAATTTGAGCGACCAATACTGTAATTTTATCTAACATGTGACTGAAAGTTTACCGGTTATAGAAGGTTAAATACATAGAACAATTTaaatagttgaatgcatacaatagaataGAATATCTGAAAGTTGTATGCACATAATAGAAATTTGGTAAAAATTCaatacattttcaaacaattttccctAAAAAGATCCACAAACTAGTAGGAGAACTAGTCCCGCTGAAGTGATGACACCAAAATCATATAAAACATACATGGTGGCTGTGGCCTTTATCTAATGAAATTAAGATCTTTCCATTCACATCCCTTAACTAATTTCATCAAGTCTCTTTCGAACAAAACACAGTACAAATCAGTTTTATTAGCGATTTAATACGAACACACACACAAGATATATAGATATGAAACATACTCAAATAGAAATGTAATGACATAAATTGAATAGACAAAAGCATGAACACAGATTAAAGATGTTGTTGCAACTCATTTATGATAAAGCAATGAATATAAGGAAACAAAGTAGCAAAACAAAGGATTGATTTAATATTCATTCAAAAACATATACAAAAAGGAATGAAAACCTCACCCCTCCTTGCTCCCAAAACCTCAAATTAAATTATAATCTCTATTTATCATTCGAGGTCATTCGATGTTGATACCGTGCCATATCATACGCTGCATACGAATTCGACTCAAATCCACGATAAGGCATCGGCATTTGCATCATCTGCTGCTGATCAGGCATTGGATTCGGTTCGCGTAAATTTTGAGAACCAAAAACATGATCCGAACCAGAAGGATTATCAGTACTTACACCTTGCATCCTTTTTAAATACAATCTATACTTTTGTAAATGACTAGCAACATTTTCACGAGTTAATCCTTCTACATTCATCAACTGCATAATCGTTTTTGGAACCGCGCTTTTAACGCCTAAATGTGCTACAACTTCTATAAATCGTTTATGCAGTTGTGGTGTCCATACTAAACGCTGTCGTTTTGAAGCCCTAAATGTTGAATCATCATCAATTAACATACCAGAATCCATTTCCTCAATCACTCCATTACCGTCAACGTCACCGTCAACGTCACCGTCAACGTCACCGTGACAACCGACTTTCCGCGAATCAGTTAGATCGGCGATTTTATTACTAGAAGAATTTAAACTATTAAATTTGGTCAACGCTTGTTGTTCATACTCACCTCGAAGATTCGAGAACGTGTTTTTAGAAGCACGATTGACGTCAGTCATGTTCCGGTGAGGTTCCGGCGTGATGCTGAACGCCGATAACATCTCTGATGAGATTAAGGATTGTGATAACGGCGTCAAATCAGCGACGTTTGGTAACCCTACCTCCCACTCCATTACTCGTTCGTCATCTCCGCCACTGCCGCCGCCGTCCTCATCGGCACCGGCGTCGTAACCGGTGATTCTCACTTCCTCCGCCATAGATATAGATACAGCTATACAATATCTAAACTGATTTTAATTTTAGATAATATTTAAGTTTGGACGGAAACAGTGAAGGTTTTAAGATGAAAAAATTGATTGAAAAGGATGAGCTATTGATAGATATTTGTGTATGATAGGTGAGAtggattattaaattattattcttGTTAAAAGTGTTTTTTGGGAAGGAAAAGTGAATGAAAAAAGTCCAAATTAGATATTTTAGGGCAATTGGTGATTTGGAtacttatgactaattattattttattaaatgatgATTAAAtgagaaaataataatataatatttttttaataaataatggATTGGTTTGGTTTAGCAGTGGATGTTGACGGCGTTTAATCCACCGCCCCATGTAATTGTTAACCATCATATTGAAATGAGTTGTCGGTGTAACATTTATAGAAGGTTTTGCTTTGGTTTGTCGCGTATAGATAATCTGTGGTTACATGTAACATGATTATCGGATTTGTTTCTATAGCCCGTAACACAATCACTccatattaaatattatattttaaccaTGTAtactatactagtgaaatgacccgtgaaattacggatttgtttaaacgaaacagtttaatgatatgttttaggtattaagtgaacataaatgctaaagttatttagtttaatgacccgtggaactacagagtccgactaaaaaactcgtcagctgatcatttcatcaaacacctaaaatgacattaaacaatccacatccaatcataacagataatattgattgtcattttatattaaaagtgtaaattaaaatataaatttagaatttgttttcttctgcctagcttttatacattctcgtactcaattcaaaataaaattatttaattttaataattaaaataattattaataaggtttaataataataattaattaataagatttaataataataataataattaattaataagatttagttgtaattcaaaattatttaaattaatgacatcacccaccatacttagattttttttcttttgatttttgattttttcttaacaaaagaattagcctaataatgaaatcatcattttaggattcaaaattatttaattttaataataaaataattattaataagatttaataataataattaattaataagatttaataatattaattaattaataagacttaattttaattcaaaattatttaaattaatgacatcacccatcatgcttagatttttttatttttatttttgattttttcttaacaaaagagTTAGcccaataatgacatcatcattttaggattttaatagaaactatagatatataCACTAGGTTTTgatcccgtgcgttgcacgactactCAAAAACCGTTTCAAATGAATCAGTTATTTTACGACGCTTAATGTTCATTTTCAGAACCAATAGTTTGAAATGAAGTTGATTTTGGTTTTTTCAAGCATTTTTTACTTTTTCAAGCTTTATAAAACGAATGTGGTTAAAGCTTAAACCCGTTTCAATTTATATACGAAGTAGTTATTAATTAATTCTatttaagtaataatattaaattaataaatattatttagctCCTTAATTTTTGGATAATCATGAAAGAGACATGTGGATTTTACACTTGTCACAATTAGCTACAATTAAGGTGCTAATGACATGTCATGTTTTTAAAactctcttttatatatatatatatatatatatatatatatatatatatatatatatatatatatatatatatatatatatatatatatatatatatatatatatatatatatatatatatatatatatatatatatatatatatattgaaaggatccctagagaactagagtatgtagagaacccatagaacttatagattgaacttcaatctatgtggagattgagcttcaatctatgaaagaaaaaaaaatctgaaaaaaaacagtcaatctgcacagaaaaaagtcagtctgcaaaaaaaaaaactgcaaaaaaggtcaatctgcaaaaaaaaaaactgcaaaaaaacgcagattgactcaatctgcacgcagattgactcaatctgcacaaaaaaaagttaatctgcacagaaaaaagtcaATCTAAAAAAAAAACTGTTAAAAAacgtcaatctgcacagaaaaaaatctgcaaaaaaaaaaaaacgttaatctgcagcagattgactcaatctgaacgagttccatgggttctctactacctttggttctccatggatcctcaccatatatatatatatatatatatatatatatatatatatatatatatatatatatatatatatatatatatatatatatatatatatatatatatatatatatatatatatatatacttattagggAAAGGATGGATTGTAGTATCATGAACAAACAACTCCAAAAACGACACTctcaaaaaaaatttcaaaacaccCCCTCCAACAATGTTATGATTACAACTTTTTTTGGGGTAAAAAACGTAAAATAATTATTTTAGTAACACAACTTAAATAAATACCACCCAACCTTTTAACGGGTCGTAACTTCCTGCTCGcgacgagttaaatttttcagactTCACCGTAcaattcgaaataattttacgaacacaacgaaaCTAACTACACACAAAACAGACGTTTTACAAAAAACGCTAATATTTCGGGCTATCTTTTTATACACATAGATACACGCATAATAAACAACTCATGCTAACTACATCGTATCGATGGTTCTGTTTTTCATTTTACTCAATCTTCCTGTTTAATATAATATCAATAAAAAAATCTATACAACTTTTTGGCGGAATTTATCTTTTCCCTCAACGGGAGTTAAGTTCCTCCATTACCAACGTTCGACTCGAAATAATATTACGACAAAAAACAACTAACTATATTCGAAATAGAGTATATTTTCTTCCGAGTTTATGAGTTGGTTCGCGAAACGACCTGGATTCGAGCCCTTCTTACCCCGTTTCCCCCTTTTGTTCGTAATTGTTTTCTCAACTCTCACTCaacattagttttataaaagacgTTAACatgttccgccgcaacgcgcggaccAAATTTCTTGTTAATTATATTAGACCAGTTGTGGTGGTAGATGATGTTGGTTGGTGGTATTCAAGGGCGAAGACAAGGGGGGACTGAGCGCTGCTCAATCTCCATCAACGCTCAATCAAGACTGAAGTTTTAAATATATTATCATGCTCAAATAATAGTAAGCCTTCCGCAAGGCTAAAGTCTTAATTGTAATATAATGTTCAAAAAATTGTAAATTAAATTGATCAACTATCCAAGTCTCGTATTTTGTTATGTTTGTACTTAAAATGTTTATGGTTGTTTATCTTTTTCTCAAAATAATATTTTGTTGTGACTTGTTACATGTTGTTATaggtgttttttttttaattatcatatGTCTGATTATCGAGTAAGCTACTCTCATCTTTAAATTTTGGCTTCGTCTCTCGTGGTATTGGTTATTTTTTACACTTTTTTGATGATTATGATGTGTTAGTTTTTAGTGTGAAGTATTGGTGATGTTGATTTTTGAGAGAATATTGTGataatgtattaaaatttaattggttaaatattAAAAAGAGATAAAATAATAGTTTAAGGGAGGTGATATTCACATACCAGTTTTTTGATTCATGTACAATTGTGTCCCATAAATTTACAGTTATATCCCTAAATTAATCTAGAGAGTTGAAcgtatattattattgtaagtataatcAAGGATATAATAGGTAATTAGATGTACGTGGATTAAAAAGTAGTGTGTTAGGATCACCTccctatttttaaattaataaagaaAAATAATATAATCAACGCAACCTCTGTTGCATTTTGAGTTACTTTCCAACCAACCCCTTCAAAACGCCAATATACAATGTGTGGAGACTTGTTTTTTGGCGTTGGATTTTGGCCACATAGGGCCCAACGGCGTTGCTCAAAGCCGATATAAGtggtcttattattaatattaaaatttatcttTATATATAGTCATAAAAATCCAATGAAAACCTTTTTAGACTAGAGAGACATGAGTACTCAACCTTCGCATAAAAAAGCGGAGTGGCGCACAAATTGAGATGTGTTCGAACATGTTCTACATTTAACACAAAATTGTTTTAACATAAGTGAAATTGTTCTAATTCACATTTTTTGTTCTAATTCAGGTTTTTTCTAAATTTAACCCGATTTAGAGTATATGGTTTtgagttttgggtttagattttagggtttatggtttagatttactgtttaacacgaacggtttagaacttagggttttgagtttaacactaaaccctaaactctaaatatgGATAAACGAGGAAAACGGATCTGCGCTTCGCTGCGGGGTAGTGTCGATCGGTGAACGTTTGTGATTTTGGTCAGATAGTTGTCAGTTATTTGAATGTTTAAAAAATAAATTGAAAAAAGGAAATGAGGTAAAGGTTTTAAAGAgaatgataaaataaaggtttctcaaaaaaaaaaagggaaaaaaacaAATGACCAATTTACCCCCAGAGGGGTCCAAAATTACAGCCCTGCCACTGTGAACAGTGGCATGCTCACCACTAATAGTATTAGTTATAATTCAAGAACCATTATATGaacagatatgattatatatgtatatgtgtatatattataacttgaaaacgttaacaaagtattagacgtataatactttacatgaacgtatttgttttaaaatatatttaaaatatttatcgacggaattagaagataatatcaaatgattgaattatcagatacattgaattatggctacgagcccctattaggaggtccactttgatttaggaaacctttcctttttaaccatattcagaaaatggtaaaatgattttacaaataagaacaaaagtatcaattaacgggaactagacaagagttagtgaagattcctttttgattttcaatttatgctttacaacatttttctcgtaattttaataagataactattatgatTATCTTTTCAATGTTGGAACGTGGAATGTAATTAACTTAGACGTTGGAGATTGACAttttttttcattaagatgattttatatgtttatctaaccATTGAACTTATTATCACGTTTCTTCAACAAacgttaatttaaaaacttaaaacctattaagggtatatttaatcttacttttctaaaatgttttacgatataacaacttctattattataacctttttagtaaaatgattcttaaatatattagttttggaaaacaaaagttattatatttatttagtactaaaacgttttcaatttggaaagaactttattatcaaaacgttttataagatactttGTTAGTGAAtgttgaagaacttaattaaagctttatattataaattacaaatatatatatatatatatatatatatatatatatatatatatatatatatacatatatacatatatacatatatatacatatatacatatatatacatatatacatatatatacatatatacatatatacatatatatatatatacagatatatatacatatatatatatgtacatatatatatatatgtatatatatgtatatatattgtgtttcaaaAACGCAACCGTAAAATGATATGATATTTTCTATCacttaaacgattataaatgagtcttgaaatatagctacttttgaaaaactaaaaattttattataaatattttaaacttatattttgagataaaaatatatatgtatactttagaatgtaatgaaatataataataacgtagtcataaaacgttttgttttaaaataatatattttggtgaacaacgagtcactgatttatagaagcaaatgaccacaacactcaattatataagttacatttttcataaaataatttATCAATGATTAAGACTAAATtttgacaagagtacgagtcactaaacgtaaaaggctatttttctaaacgtacgaaaatacgttcgagaaactggaaccaggacatgagtcgagtgacaacgtccatacCATTtgtgtaaaaattacatttttaccatgaacgtaaatataatatattatataaataattatatagattaaataattaattaaatataataataattaagagtgTCGGCAAAGAAGCTAATGAATATCAGCTGGCAGAtgtggccatgcgaccgcatggttcgaagccacaaaccccatgcgatcgcatggggtgtaaatGGCAAAAACATCTATAAATGCAACTCGTCTGGTTCCAGTTTTGCTCAACCATCTCTCTCGATATCTATatgcttatatttatatattattaatattattataaatattattattattattattagtaagattaatattattattaatcttatggttaggagtattattattagtattattatataaaatactacgacgaggtcatgagcgagtaatTTCAAAACTGATGTTTGAGTTAGATAGGGCTAagggaattatgggttatagctatggaggtgatgggtaatgatcaggggtatagctcgtgaggtcaatctagtgtttatcgtctccgttgcgtttacgtacctttcctataatattgaatctcaatattgatacgtgagtactcataatttaacttttacatactaatagtgtatccctgactagtgctcgagtatataggattatgcatgtttgtacttttgatattgcctttagttaggttatgttgaatcctgaattagttatatatacggctgagataaggtataagatatgcatgtcgttggaaagctagtgaaaaattaagaacttttcctttagatatcgaatggtttcgatgaacggatttgaagttatagtcaatcgaaattttgtattattattaaaaatgattattattatcgtcgttattatcgtcgttctagttttatcttattattaataatattattattattatctttatcaataaaaagatttatcattaaaaattgttatttttattattattactatcgttattatcgttaaagttataattagtattattattattatttaattattattattattattattattattattattattattattattattattattattatcattattatatatatatatatatatatatatcattatttaaaaatagttattgttattgttattattatattatcattaaaataattattagtattatcgttaataatgtcatagtaattatcattattagtattattgtaattaaaactaatattagtaacacctaattattttgattactattattatcattattatgaacacgatataaaagtcgattaaaagctattaaacgaaacgattaggaaataatgagtatgagtatcatgatgaaattaaaatattgtaagatattgatttagataaaattaccgttcttattattactattattattattattaaaagtatcattagtactaaaactatcattttaacgaaaattatcattttaatagaaatgtcattgttattataaaatatcattattattatctttttaaatagagttattattttaaagttaatattaaaaagtatcgtaaatattaaggttatcataattagaattatcgtttattcataatatcacttttagtaaatataaatattgatatttttattaatagaataataataattatgattacaaaataatacaagttttgcttattattattatcaatgttattttatcaaataaatatgtaatacaaagatattttactaagtgtaacataattacgttaatactacctatcatattatattaaatgaactttataaattttattacttaagatatataaaagtatatttttattatataaattttaataataaatgaattatattatttactctaataaaatcttttaaaaatatttaaaaatataaaacgaggatatttaaactatataataatcatgtataaattttggaaatcattttgagtcaaattgacttttgttgacttttgcatactagactcgagcattaagattgtggtacactatgacctgacctaaattgctatacaaatattgaccaacatataaatatatatacttaatttaggtttgtgaatctgaggccaaccttgcacttgttc comes from Rutidosis leptorrhynchoides isolate AG116_Rl617_1_P2 chromosome 4, CSIRO_AGI_Rlap_v1, whole genome shotgun sequence and encodes:
- the LOC139840844 gene encoding transcription factor PCL1-like, which produces MAEEVRITGYDAGADEDGGGSGGDDERVMEWEVGLPNVADLTPLSQSLISSEMLSAFSITPEPHRNMTDVNRASKNTFSNLRGEYEQQALTKFNSLNSSSNKIADLTDSRKVGCHGDVDGDVDGDVDGNGVIEEMDSGMLIDDDSTFRASKRQRLVWTPQLHKRFIEVVAHLGVKSAVPKTIMQLMNVEGLTRENVASHLQKYRLYLKRMQGVSTDNPSGSDHVFGSQNLREPNPMPDQQQMMQMPMPYRGFESNSYAAYDMARYQHRMTSNDK